A part of Paenibacillus sp. IHBB 10380 genomic DNA contains:
- the aiiA gene encoding quorum-quenching N-acyl homoserine lactonase AiiA, translated as MIKKLHWLPSGYLFLDHSALNVNLSPGRMVKLPIWSFLLETKDGPIIVDTGMPDSFIGNPDYFNGTPLEGQFLPEMEQKDHIRNLIKKAGYEISDIQAVINSHLHMDHAGGNPYFPNTPIYVQKAELEAAINNPNYAPPECIQPDLQYHPIEGDYEVAPGIQLLFTPGHSPGHQSVLVTTEKSGPVLLTIDLAYTQENYEHLVPFASSDFELAIQSIRNMKQKAQEIRPSLIFFGHDLEQAKQQRTFPEFL; from the coding sequence ATGATAAAAAAATTGCACTGGTTACCGTCAGGATATCTATTTTTAGATCACTCTGCGCTAAATGTGAATCTTTCACCCGGTAGGATGGTCAAACTCCCGATCTGGTCCTTTCTGCTTGAGACTAAGGATGGACCCATTATAGTCGATACTGGAATGCCAGATTCGTTTATTGGGAATCCGGATTATTTTAATGGAACTCCCTTAGAAGGCCAATTCCTTCCCGAAATGGAGCAAAAAGATCATATAAGAAACCTCATCAAAAAGGCCGGTTACGAGATTAGTGATATTCAAGCCGTGATTAATTCTCATCTACATATGGATCACGCAGGAGGCAACCCTTATTTTCCGAATACACCTATTTATGTGCAAAAAGCAGAGCTGGAAGCAGCTATTAATAATCCAAACTATGCTCCACCTGAGTGTATTCAACCGGATTTGCAATATCATCCAATTGAAGGAGATTATGAAGTTGCGCCAGGTATCCAGTTATTATTTACTCCAGGCCATTCGCCAGGACACCAGTCTGTACTTGTCACTACAGAGAAGTCCGGTCCGGTATTACTTACGATTGATCTCGCCTATACCCAAGAAAATTATGAACATCTAGTCCCCTTCGCTTCGTCTGATTTTGAATTGGCAATACAGTCGATCCGTAATATGAAACAAAAAGCACAAGAGATACGACCTTCACTTATTTTCTTTGGACATGATCTGGAACAAGCAAAACAACAGCGGACTTTTCCCGAATTTCTTTGA
- a CDS encoding tyrosine-type recombinase/integrase, with product MNDLNEDYDEELDAFLIWMKDAGYTSYTQKSYLADVRQFLESLNGKKLEAVKKLHVVSFLSSVRERGVSDTTRNRKHASVSCFFKALIELELHTGNPAEGIKKSKTDKNRAPVFLDESDLANFIHSIEGKYKLRNTAIFLLMGYMGLRVGEVNALNVNDFNPERSTLAVFGKGRKWRTLPVPEFVNNILQQALAERLEPWRAKEDGMFVSQKGRRLSIRNIQQIAADSFDHFQSGTPQFQRIPYSSHKLRHSFATMLLRKGADLRTVQELLGHSSIQTTTVYTHITSREKEEAMARLSVELPILQSNHSNK from the coding sequence GTGAACGATCTGAATGAAGACTACGACGAAGAACTGGATGCTTTTCTGATCTGGATGAAGGATGCCGGCTACACCTCCTATACGCAGAAGTCCTATCTGGCTGACGTGAGGCAGTTTCTGGAAAGCCTGAATGGCAAGAAGCTGGAAGCTGTTAAAAAGCTGCATGTGGTATCTTTTCTTTCCTCTGTACGTGAGCGTGGGGTAAGCGACACTACACGTAACCGTAAACATGCTTCAGTTAGCTGTTTCTTCAAAGCGCTGATTGAACTAGAGCTCCATACAGGGAATCCTGCGGAAGGAATTAAGAAGTCGAAGACTGATAAGAACCGTGCCCCTGTGTTTCTCGATGAAAGTGACTTAGCTAACTTTATACATTCTATTGAAGGAAAGTACAAGCTGAGGAATACAGCTATTTTTCTCCTTATGGGTTATATGGGGCTTCGTGTAGGTGAAGTGAATGCCTTGAATGTCAATGATTTCAATCCAGAGAGAAGCACGCTTGCCGTATTTGGTAAAGGGCGTAAGTGGCGAACACTTCCAGTTCCTGAATTTGTGAACAATATATTGCAACAAGCTTTAGCGGAGAGGTTAGAACCATGGCGAGCGAAGGAAGATGGAATGTTCGTATCCCAAAAAGGGCGGAGACTTTCCATACGTAATATTCAGCAGATTGCTGCTGACTCTTTTGACCATTTTCAAAGTGGAACGCCTCAATTTCAAAGAATCCCTTATTCGAGCCATAAGCTACGACATTCTTTTGCCACTATGTTACTACGTAAAGGTGCTGACCTGCGCACGGTGCAGGAGTTACTTGGGCATTCCTCAATTCAAACAACGACTGTGTATACACATATTACGAGTCGTGAGAAGGAAGAGGCCATGGCTAGATTGAGCGTAGAGCTTCCTATATTACAGTCTAATCATTCTAATAAATAG
- a CDS encoding DUF3900 domain-containing protein, with amino-acid sequence MKFDVQYLSFFVIKVESKEGQTDKSYKHYQTMDGYEYLDSDIKKFLDGEFTRISKRKVEKNPNTEQSPTKIGRFIVEPGHELTSNPNFNMLVRLRTVDDKDDYKNACDDLVRIYLDTSSVRGGALIIVQAALTTHPEDPFIFVLKCDFENKIARISEKNLVREIEMAISARNMKSIQYPYMPEEGLFEEWELKIHQSSHARYFEEFLKFITYEQSIPEIVNEHVMEFVQTYVENKWPDASHEERHQEERELELWAASDKRTLQEKWEPDQVVEAASRIVDIKPEIEIKFKLGDTYIKGFLADYGNKIHLTKLRDGYAVVIEGDAFTFDKSYSPVELLQPESFRSVAERLLQSQNEELHEEDDQ; translated from the coding sequence ATGAAATTTGATGTGCAATATTTATCTTTTTTTGTAATAAAGGTAGAAAGTAAGGAAGGGCAGACTGATAAATCTTATAAGCATTATCAGACCATGGATGGATATGAATATCTAGACAGCGATATTAAGAAGTTTTTGGATGGTGAGTTTACTAGGATTAGTAAGCGTAAGGTAGAGAAGAACCCGAATACGGAACAATCTCCTACCAAAATTGGCCGTTTCATCGTTGAACCTGGTCATGAACTCACCAGTAATCCGAACTTTAATATGTTGGTTCGTCTGCGCACAGTAGATGACAAAGATGATTACAAGAATGCCTGTGATGATCTAGTGAGAATTTATTTGGATACCAGCTCCGTACGAGGTGGCGCTTTAATTATCGTTCAAGCGGCGCTGACAACTCATCCGGAAGATCCTTTTATTTTCGTACTAAAATGTGATTTCGAGAATAAAATCGCTAGGATATCTGAGAAAAATCTAGTTAGAGAAATTGAGATGGCTATTAGTGCACGTAATATGAAATCTATTCAATATCCATATATGCCTGAAGAAGGATTGTTTGAGGAATGGGAATTGAAGATCCATCAGTCATCTCATGCTAGATACTTTGAAGAATTTTTGAAATTTATCACCTACGAGCAATCCATTCCTGAAATTGTGAATGAGCATGTGATGGAATTTGTACAGACGTATGTAGAGAACAAATGGCCTGATGCTAGTCATGAAGAGCGCCATCAAGAAGAGCGAGAGCTAGAACTGTGGGCAGCAAGTGACAAACGGACGTTGCAGGAAAAATGGGAGCCAGATCAAGTCGTAGAGGCTGCTAGCCGAATTGTTGACATTAAACCCGAAATTGAAATCAAATTTAAGCTGGGAGATACTTATATCAAAGGATTTCTAGCGGATTATGGCAATAAAATTCATCTCACGAAATTACGTGATGGGTATGCGGTTGTGATTGAAGGCGATGCCTTCACCTTCGATAAAAGCTATTCACCTGTAGAATTACTTCAACCTGAGAGCTTCCGGTCAGTAGCTGAAAGATTGCTTCAATCTCAGAATGAAGAATTACATGAAGAAGATGATCAATAG
- a CDS encoding hemolysin family protein, producing the protein MDSDRTGLGTGMSLFLIAILIALTAFFVAVEFAMVRLRSSRVDQMISEGRKNSLAVKKVITNLDGYLSACQLGITITSLGLGWLGEPTVEHILHPLFVKMQISESINSFLSFIIAFVAITYLHVVVGELAPKTVAIRKTEAIALMTAHPIIWFDKVMRPFIWTLNGSANQLVKLFGIKPASEHEEAHTEEEIHFIINESYESGKINKNEYGYVNRIFAFDNLLAKDILVPRTDMVCLYSDKSQQENMEIIKTEQYTRFPIALEDKDNIIGTINTKQFFLAYNDNPDVEVESLIQPVMSVPETTPVDALLKKMQKESTHIAILVDEYGGTSGMVTIEDILEQIVGEIRDEFDSDEEQEIVRIASNHIVADGKASLMHINNMLPFDFETEEWDSIGGWLYGHHSELEQGEQWQYDNITFTLLEKDKNRYCKVEIIVN; encoded by the coding sequence GTGGATAGTGACAGGACAGGCTTAGGTACAGGAATGAGTTTATTTTTAATCGCTATTTTGATAGCTTTAACAGCTTTTTTCGTAGCGGTAGAATTTGCAATGGTGAGGCTTCGTTCTAGCCGAGTAGATCAGATGATCAGTGAAGGTCGGAAGAACTCGCTTGCAGTGAAGAAGGTTATAACCAATCTTGATGGTTACTTATCCGCATGTCAGCTTGGGATAACGATAACTTCGCTAGGATTAGGGTGGCTTGGGGAGCCAACGGTAGAACATATTCTCCATCCGTTATTTGTGAAAATGCAAATATCAGAATCTATCAATAGTTTTCTTTCATTCATCATTGCATTTGTAGCTATTACTTACTTACATGTTGTAGTAGGTGAATTGGCACCTAAAACAGTAGCTATTCGTAAAACAGAGGCCATTGCGCTCATGACTGCGCACCCGATTATATGGTTTGACAAGGTAATGAGACCTTTTATATGGACACTTAATGGTTCAGCAAATCAGTTAGTTAAGTTATTCGGTATCAAACCTGCCTCAGAACATGAAGAGGCTCATACGGAAGAAGAAATTCACTTTATCATAAATGAGAGTTATGAAAGTGGCAAAATCAACAAAAATGAATATGGTTATGTAAACCGCATTTTTGCTTTTGATAATTTGCTGGCCAAGGATATCCTTGTCCCTCGTACTGATATGGTGTGCCTATACAGTGATAAATCGCAGCAAGAGAACATGGAGATTATAAAGACAGAACAATATACAAGATTCCCTATTGCGCTTGAAGACAAAGATAACATTATAGGGACAATTAATACGAAGCAATTCTTTTTAGCTTATAATGATAATCCAGATGTAGAAGTTGAATCTTTGATTCAACCTGTGATGTCAGTACCTGAGACGACACCGGTTGATGCTTTATTGAAGAAGATGCAGAAGGAAAGTACACATATAGCAATTCTAGTAGATGAATATGGGGGTACCTCGGGTATGGTGACCATCGAAGATATCTTGGAGCAGATTGTGGGCGAGATCCGAGATGAATTCGATAGTGACGAGGAACAAGAAATTGTTCGTATCGCAAGTAACCATATTGTTGCTGATGGCAAAGCATCATTGATGCATATCAACAATATGCTTCCCTTTGATTTCGAGACAGAGGAATGGGATTCAATCGGTGGTTGGTTATATGGCCATCATTCCGAATTAGAGCAAGGTGAACAATGGCAATACGATAATATAACTTTTACTCTTCTTGAGAAAGATAAGAATCGGTATTGTAAAGTTGAAATCATTGTTAATTAA
- a CDS encoding YCF48-related protein — translation MTIRQAYLWIIFLVSIILSSCSSPSSNIGANTTPEQVDDLGEQGQVLNVVTPDTITSKSDNVTKKYQIQTRLTDFHMINGTTGLAWGLTKNALRMYQTKDNGKSWINISPAANVKFGANIKYGSNVFFIDSQNGWIIRNAQGKTETVLLRTVNGGRNWKISSITGVENIVDIYFTSIDRGWIMTSTQTSMGKEEKALFHTDDGGDKWKKVMQNAGTKATANNMRESIPHRGYVMGMDFIDSTNGFITTKDLGIPKLYRTEDAGTTWSDESKFFDRNKFGNCSNYFTEGPQFFAGDSSKGWMSIGCTLGSSSKFNGYFTIDGGHSWEFTPFNLKWSKGVNQFLQPVFINENEGWILQDVSLFHTYNRGKSWSKLPRSPILEEQLAIHPVVVKLEFINSYMGWILLENSDTKRSLLLQTIDGGSSWKVL, via the coding sequence TTGACAATAAGACAGGCATATCTATGGATCATATTCTTAGTAAGTATCATTCTAAGTTCTTGCTCTTCCCCTTCCTCGAATATTGGAGCTAACACCACGCCAGAACAAGTGGATGACTTGGGTGAACAAGGACAGGTACTGAATGTAGTTACACCGGATACAATTACTTCTAAAAGCGATAATGTTACTAAAAAATATCAAATTCAGACACGCCTGACTGATTTCCACATGATTAACGGAACTACAGGTCTTGCTTGGGGCTTAACAAAGAACGCTCTGCGGATGTATCAGACAAAGGATAACGGAAAGTCATGGATTAATATCTCACCTGCTGCAAATGTTAAATTTGGTGCGAATATTAAATATGGATCTAATGTTTTTTTCATAGATTCACAGAATGGCTGGATTATTCGTAATGCTCAAGGAAAAACAGAGACGGTGTTATTACGTACAGTAAATGGGGGACGTAATTGGAAAATCTCCTCTATTACAGGTGTGGAGAACATTGTTGATATTTACTTCACCTCTATAGATCGTGGTTGGATTATGACTTCGACTCAAACATCGATGGGGAAGGAAGAAAAGGCATTATTCCATACAGACGATGGTGGAGATAAATGGAAAAAGGTTATGCAAAATGCTGGAACGAAAGCTACTGCTAACAATATGCGTGAATCTATACCTCATAGGGGTTATGTTATGGGTATGGATTTCATAGATTCTACGAATGGGTTTATAACGACGAAAGATCTTGGTATCCCTAAGTTATACAGAACAGAGGATGCGGGTACGACTTGGTCTGATGAATCCAAATTCTTCGATAGAAATAAATTTGGAAATTGCAGCAACTATTTTACAGAGGGACCTCAATTTTTTGCAGGTGATAGCTCAAAAGGTTGGATGTCTATAGGCTGTACTCTAGGTAGCAGTTCTAAATTTAATGGCTATTTCACAATAGATGGTGGACATAGCTGGGAATTCACGCCGTTTAATCTGAAGTGGTCTAAAGGTGTGAATCAATTCCTTCAACCTGTATTTATTAATGAAAACGAAGGTTGGATATTACAAGACGTTTCTTTATTCCATACGTATAACCGAGGAAAGTCATGGAGTAAATTACCTCGAAGCCCTATACTTGAGGAGCAGCTAGCGATCCATCCTGTAGTCGTTAAATTAGAATTTATCAATTCATATATGGGTTGGATTTTATTAGAGAATAGTGATACCAAACGTTCCCTTTTACTACAAACCATTGATGGAGGAAGTAGTTGGAAGGTACTGTGA
- a CDS encoding DUF2500 domain-containing protein, which translates to MGMDSFWMFDFVGTVIPIFVVVFIGIILLSIGKGVRQWGRNNKQPILTVGSQIVSKRNEVRHHQRSNDQMSSYTRTSYYITFEVESGDRIEFTVDGEEYGMCAEGDTGRLTFQGTRYMGFQRKPKFTPQEDA; encoded by the coding sequence TTGGGGATGGATTCATTTTGGATGTTTGATTTCGTTGGAACGGTGATACCGATCTTTGTCGTTGTTTTTATTGGAATTATCTTATTAAGTATCGGTAAGGGTGTGAGACAGTGGGGTCGGAATAACAAACAGCCAATACTTACCGTAGGCTCTCAAATTGTGAGTAAAAGGAATGAAGTGAGGCACCATCAACGGTCGAATGATCAAATGTCCAGCTATACCCGTACTTCTTATTATATAACGTTCGAGGTAGAAAGCGGTGATCGGATAGAGTTCACCGTAGATGGTGAAGAATACGGGATGTGTGCGGAAGGAGATACGGGACGCTTAACCTTCCAAGGGACGCGATACATGGGGTTTCAGAGGAAACCCAAATTCACACCACAAGAGGATGCTTAA
- a CDS encoding ABC transporter substrate-binding protein → MELKSMRKQPLVLLVFIWVMLIVSACGSAGNNEVKGEAALASTESGIVPVEPVKIIWWHSMSGELETTLKKLVSDFNASQEKVQVEAVFQGTYDESLNKLKASMDSESSPTLMQVYEIGSRYMIDTKAITPIQTFIDKEQYDISGLEQNILNYYTFDKQLYSMPFNTSNPILYYNKDAFKDAGLDPENPPTTYEEVAVAAKKLTKKGQSGASFAIYGWFMEQLFANQGQDLLDNGNGRTSPATSSLLNNETGVSTLKWWKQMLDDKSLINLGRKTDDTKKAFAAGQIAMTLDSTASLRGIVTAAEGKFEVGTTTLPRPEAGKKGGVIVGGASLWILNNRSESEQQGAWEFIKFLANPTTQAYWHVNTGYFPITLKAYDEQIVKDNLTKYPQFQTAVDQLHNTIPSQATQGAVMGVFPEARQLTETAIEEVLNNNKSPEQALDNAAKEITLKIQEYNQTVSK, encoded by the coding sequence ATGGAATTGAAATCAATGCGTAAGCAACCACTAGTACTATTAGTATTCATTTGGGTAATGCTGATTGTCTCTGCCTGTGGATCAGCTGGTAATAATGAGGTTAAGGGTGAAGCAGCATTAGCTTCTACCGAATCAGGGATAGTACCTGTAGAACCTGTTAAAATTATCTGGTGGCATTCGATGAGTGGTGAATTGGAAACTACACTCAAAAAGCTCGTCTCTGATTTTAACGCTTCTCAAGAAAAAGTACAGGTTGAAGCGGTCTTTCAAGGAACTTATGATGAGAGCTTAAACAAGCTCAAAGCATCCATGGATTCCGAGAGTAGTCCAACGCTAATGCAAGTCTACGAAATTGGTAGTCGTTACATGATCGATACGAAAGCTATTACTCCAATACAAACGTTCATAGATAAGGAACAATATGATATATCTGGTCTGGAACAGAATATACTGAACTACTATACTTTTGACAAACAGTTGTATTCGATGCCATTCAATACCTCTAACCCAATTCTTTACTACAACAAGGATGCATTCAAAGATGCAGGACTTGATCCAGAGAATCCGCCTACAACTTATGAAGAAGTAGCTGTAGCAGCTAAGAAACTTACGAAAAAGGGCCAATCAGGAGCCTCCTTCGCCATTTATGGATGGTTCATGGAACAATTATTCGCGAATCAAGGGCAAGACCTTCTTGACAATGGGAACGGCAGAACAAGTCCAGCTACCTCTTCCTTGTTGAATAACGAGACAGGAGTTAGCACACTAAAGTGGTGGAAGCAAATGTTAGATGATAAGTCACTCATTAATCTGGGGCGTAAAACAGACGATACGAAGAAGGCTTTTGCAGCAGGTCAAATCGCCATGACGCTTGATTCAACAGCATCTCTCCGTGGAATTGTAACGGCAGCGGAAGGTAAATTCGAAGTCGGAACGACCACTCTGCCAAGACCAGAAGCAGGTAAGAAAGGCGGAGTAATCGTCGGAGGAGCAAGCTTATGGATTCTGAACAATCGTTCAGAATCAGAACAACAGGGAGCTTGGGAATTCATTAAATTTCTAGCTAATCCTACAACTCAAGCTTACTGGCATGTAAACACAGGCTACTTCCCCATCACATTAAAAGCTTATGACGAGCAGATTGTGAAAGATAATCTTACGAAGTATCCACAATTTCAAACAGCTGTAGATCAGTTGCATAATACCATCCCAAGTCAAGCTACACAAGGAGCCGTCATGGGGGTCTTTCCTGAAGCTCGTCAATTAACAGAGACGGCCATTGAAGAAGTGCTTAACAATAATAAATCTCCCGAACAAGCGCTAGATAACGCTGCCAAGGAGATTACACTTAAAATTCAAGAATATAATCAGACGGTTAGCAAATAG
- a CDS encoding carbohydrate ABC transporter permease has protein sequence MNRMNQSLLYFILIIASCLLLFPLLYTLTSSFMTSNESAAYPPRLFPEVLRFENYSQVLNTIPIMRFIQNSFVVSSLIMFGQLLTASTAAYAFAFLRFPGKTVLFSIFLSTMMIPWEVTMIPNYLTIKNWNLLDSYTGLILPFLASAFGTFLLRQSFLQLPSELFEAAKIDGCGHIRIFASLVLPLSTPMLATLGVYSFLNHWNMYLWPLLITNKEEMRTVQIGISMLQFEEMTAWNLVFAGIIMVLLPSLLLLVLGLKPLVRGITAGALKG, from the coding sequence ATGAACAGAATGAACCAAAGTCTCCTATATTTCATCCTCATTATTGCTTCATGCCTATTACTGTTCCCGTTGCTATATACATTAACATCCTCATTCATGACAAGTAACGAATCAGCAGCCTATCCTCCAAGGCTATTCCCTGAGGTACTACGCTTTGAGAACTATAGTCAGGTACTGAACACGATACCCATCATGCGTTTCATTCAGAATAGCTTCGTTGTCTCATCACTCATTATGTTTGGACAACTCCTTACAGCAAGTACTGCCGCTTACGCTTTCGCCTTTTTACGGTTTCCAGGTAAGACTGTCCTATTCTCTATTTTTCTATCTACGATGATGATTCCTTGGGAAGTGACGATGATCCCTAACTATCTAACGATTAAAAATTGGAATCTGCTAGATAGTTATACTGGATTAATTTTACCTTTCCTTGCTTCTGCATTTGGAACATTCTTGCTGCGACAATCCTTCTTACAATTACCTAGTGAACTATTTGAAGCAGCCAAAATCGATGGATGCGGACATATCCGTATCTTTGCATCCTTAGTTCTTCCTTTATCCACTCCTATGCTTGCTACACTTGGCGTATATTCATTCTTAAATCATTGGAATATGTATCTATGGCCACTGTTGATTACGAATAAAGAGGAGATGAGAACCGTCCAAATTGGCATTAGCATGCTTCAATTTGAAGAGATGACAGCGTGGAATCTAGTCTTTGCCGGCATCATTATGGTTCTTCTCCCGTCCCTGCTACTGCTTGTCCTTGGACTGAAACCGCTCGTACGAGGAATTACGGCTGGAGCACTTAAAGGTTAG
- a CDS encoding carbohydrate ABC transporter permease — MWFERLLAYLFLAPSLLLFGIFLFYPLVKSLYLSLYLTDPRGRVAQYVGLDNFTNLLTSELFYKSIQVTLLFILYTVPTGILLALLLAGLAQSKLRGIRIFRFIFSLPMAISVGTGSIIWMILYHPTLGMLNYILGLLSIEPIQWLTDPNWALISIALMTIWMNIGFQFIVLLSGMQSVPQDIYDSAQIDGARPIRTFISLTLPLITPSLFFVFVVSIIGAFQSFGQINILTKGGPMNSTDVMVYNIYQDAFVNYRFGIGSAQALILFFIILVLTLFQFKFLEKKVHYQ; from the coding sequence ATGTGGTTTGAACGTCTACTTGCATACTTATTTCTAGCCCCTTCTCTTCTCTTATTCGGAATTTTCCTTTTCTACCCGCTTGTAAAATCTCTATATTTGAGTTTGTATCTAACAGATCCGCGAGGCCGGGTCGCTCAGTATGTAGGTTTAGATAATTTCACGAACCTATTAACATCTGAACTATTTTACAAAAGTATTCAAGTCACCTTACTATTCATTCTTTATACCGTGCCAACAGGAATCCTCCTTGCCTTGCTCCTTGCAGGTCTGGCTCAAAGCAAATTACGTGGGATCAGGATCTTTCGCTTCATCTTCTCATTGCCCATGGCTATCTCTGTTGGTACAGGCTCTATTATCTGGATGATCCTATATCATCCGACTTTAGGGATGCTTAACTATATTCTAGGACTACTGAGTATTGAGCCTATTCAGTGGTTAACTGACCCCAATTGGGCCCTTATATCAATCGCTCTTATGACCATCTGGATGAATATTGGGTTCCAATTTATTGTATTACTGAGCGGGATGCAAAGTGTGCCCCAAGATATTTATGATAGTGCTCAAATAGACGGAGCCCGTCCCATTCGTACTTTTATTAGCTTGACCTTACCCCTCATTACACCTTCCCTCTTCTTTGTCTTTGTTGTATCTATCATTGGAGCATTTCAGTCATTCGGACAGATCAACATTCTAACGAAGGGTGGTCCTATGAATAGCACCGATGTTATGGTCTATAACATTTATCAGGATGCATTTGTAAATTACAGATTTGGCATTGGAAGTGCACAAGCACTTATTCTATTCTTCATTATTCTTGTGCTTACTCTGTTTCAATTTAAATTCCTTGAGAAGAAGGTGCATTATCAATGA
- a CDS encoding cell wall hydrolase gives MAVIKTNSEEARLLGRLMRAEAEGEGEQGMLMVGNVGVNRVLGDCLDFPSIRTITQMVYQSPGGFEATQKGYFYQKARERDVRLATRVINGERIWPASNALWFFRPEGACPSTWYNQQNTGRFKSHCFFSPTAGDCPTVY, from the coding sequence ATGGCTGTTATTAAAACAAACTCAGAAGAGGCTAGGTTATTAGGTAGGTTAATGAGAGCCGAAGCTGAGGGAGAAGGAGAGCAGGGCATGTTAATGGTTGGAAACGTAGGCGTTAATCGTGTATTAGGAGATTGTTTGGACTTTCCAAGTATTCGCACGATTACGCAAATGGTATACCAAAGCCCTGGAGGATTTGAGGCAACGCAAAAAGGATATTTTTATCAAAAGGCACGAGAAAGAGATGTTAGGTTAGCTACACGAGTCATTAATGGTGAACGAATATGGCCTGCTAGTAATGCTCTTTGGTTTTTCAGGCCTGAAGGAGCTTGCCCAAGTACATGGTACAATCAACAAAATACAGGTAGGTTCAAATCGCATTGTTTCTTTAGCCCAACGGCAGGGGATTGCCCTACAGTGTATTAA
- the gerQ gene encoding spore coat protein GerQ — protein sequence MITQQPYQPQLVNYRIGNGNDRGLHNNNMPYMGMGSGMMPPQSGGMPPQSSMMPPQVPSGSPMTPSGTIASTTPPPVFEQSYVENILRANLGKTGTFYMTYENNSEWNAKIFKGVVEAAGRDHIIISDRATGKRFLLLTLNLDYVTFDEPLNYSYPGVIGTSGQGSR from the coding sequence GTGATTACACAACAACCTTATCAACCCCAACTGGTAAATTATAGAATTGGAAATGGTAATGATCGTGGACTGCATAATAATAATATGCCTTATATGGGAATGGGATCGGGCATGATGCCTCCCCAATCAGGTGGGATGCCACCTCAATCGAGCATGATGCCTCCCCAAGTCCCTAGTGGGAGTCCTATGACACCGTCAGGAACTATAGCGAGTACGACTCCACCGCCGGTCTTTGAGCAATCCTATGTTGAGAACATTTTACGTGCAAACTTAGGGAAAACAGGAACATTCTACATGACATACGAGAACAATTCGGAATGGAATGCCAAGATATTCAAAGGGGTCGTCGAAGCTGCTGGTCGTGACCATATTATTATTAGTGACCGGGCTACGGGTAAGAGGTTTCTACTTTTAACTCTCAACTTAGATTACGTAACATTTGATGAGCCTCTTAATTATTCATATCCTGGAGTGATTGGTACTTCAGGCCAAGGTAGTAGATAA